A portion of the Opitutus sp. ER46 genome contains these proteins:
- a CDS encoding addiction module protein, producing MSTLQEIEAAALRLSEKDRLQLADRILGSLPPPPDAAEPEEILAQAVRRDTELESGKTAPLTEQPFWAGVRRHSAGSPALPSPQ from the coding sequence ATGAGCACGCTGCAGGAGATCGAAGCCGCCGCCCTCCGGCTTTCGGAAAAGGATCGGTTGCAGCTTGCCGACCGGATTCTCGGAAGCCTCCCACCACCGCCTGATGCAGCGGAACCCGAAGAGATCCTGGCCCAGGCCGTGCGTCGAGATACTGAACTGGAGAGCGGCAAGACCGCTCCTCTGACAGAACAGCCCTTCTGGGCAGGCGTGCGTCGGCATAGCGCGGGATCCCCCGCTCTTCCGAGTCCTCAGTGA